The Populus alba chromosome 6, ASM523922v2, whole genome shotgun sequence genome contains a region encoding:
- the LOC118057923 gene encoding ADP-ribosylation factor 1 gives MFSSVFGNKEARILVLGLDNAGKTTILYRLQMGEVVSTIPTIGFNVETVQHNNIKFQVWDLGGQTSIRPYWRCYFPNTQAIIYVVDSSDTDRLVIAKDEFHAILEEEELRGAVVLIYANKQDLPGALDDAAVTEALELHKIKNRQWAIF, from the exons atgttCTCCTCAGTATTTGGCAACAAAGAGGCTCGGATCCTTGTTCTTGGTCTTGACAATGCTGGCAAAACTACAATTCTCT ATCGGCTTCagatgggtgaagttgtatccaCTATTCCAA CAATTGGATTTAATGTCGAAACAGTTCAACACAACAACATCAAATTTCAAGTTTGGGATCTCG GTGGGCAGACAAGCATCAG ACCATACTGGAGATGCTATTTTCCCAACACACAAGCCATTATTTATGTTGTCGATTCAAGTGATACTGACAGGCTCGTGATAGCTAAAGATGAGTTTCATGCAATCTTAGAG GAGGAAGAGTTAAGAGGTGCTGTTGTTCTTATCTATGCAAACAAGCAG GATCTTCCTGGTGCACTTGATGATGCGGCTGTGACTGAGGCTTTGGAGTTGCACAAGATTAAGAATCGACAATGGGcgattttttaa